From a region of the Candidatus Sysuiplasma acidicola genome:
- a CDS encoding Asp-tRNA(Asn)/Glu-tRNA(Gln) amidotransferase subunit GatA yields METAPAEGRHGVRFRQMKANASRDTLNCFISLCSGETQANEGPLSGVVFGIKDNMAVRGERMTCASRILEHYIAPYDATVVERLKRRGALILGKTNMDEFACGSSGETSAFGPTQNPIFPGRVPGGSSSGSAASVAAELVDAAMGSDTGGSVRCPASFCGIEGFKPTYGKVSRHGLVDMSMSLESPAPVVPKGRTALLAGIMDAISGYDELDQATYGSARTDCVKSLNDFQISGACLSLPSNLLDLCAADVRETFALTVGRLRGAGAKIDEIQLSSARTVLPAYYLTMYSEFASAMQRYDGMKFGYRGEGSGAEEVMKSSRSVLGPEVRRRILLGTYITSLEGKSEWYEKAMNARAAIIEEVASVMSTCDLMILPAMPVTPYPMGERLADPLLMYATDILTVLPNVCGLPAGSIPLNGGVSLQLIGERNSDEKVVSAMNVLSGVVRRE; encoded by the coding sequence ATGGAAACGGCACCGGCAGAAGGGCGTCACGGCGTCAGATTCAGGCAGATGAAGGCCAACGCATCGAGAGATACACTGAACTGTTTCATAAGCCTCTGCAGCGGAGAAACGCAGGCGAACGAAGGACCGCTCAGCGGCGTTGTGTTCGGCATAAAGGATAACATGGCAGTCCGGGGCGAGAGGATGACGTGCGCCTCACGTATCCTTGAGCATTACATTGCACCGTACGACGCTACTGTCGTGGAGCGCCTGAAACGCCGGGGGGCACTGATACTCGGTAAAACGAATATGGATGAATTTGCCTGTGGCTCATCCGGAGAAACATCGGCGTTTGGACCTACGCAGAATCCTATTTTCCCGGGGAGGGTGCCCGGCGGAAGCTCGTCAGGCTCCGCAGCTTCCGTTGCGGCAGAACTTGTAGATGCTGCAATGGGCTCCGATACGGGGGGTTCAGTGAGATGTCCCGCATCATTCTGCGGTATTGAGGGATTTAAGCCGACGTACGGAAAGGTGTCACGGCACGGACTCGTGGATATGTCCATGAGCCTTGAATCTCCTGCACCGGTTGTTCCGAAAGGCAGAACCGCATTGCTTGCAGGCATCATGGATGCAATTTCAGGGTACGACGAACTCGATCAGGCCACATACGGCTCTGCACGAACAGATTGCGTGAAGTCATTAAATGACTTCCAGATATCCGGAGCCTGTCTTTCCCTTCCGTCAAACCTTCTTGATCTCTGTGCAGCCGACGTCAGGGAAACCTTTGCACTGACTGTCGGTAGACTCAGAGGCGCTGGCGCAAAAATTGATGAAATCCAGCTCAGCAGTGCACGGACTGTGCTGCCTGCATACTATCTCACGATGTATTCAGAATTCGCCTCCGCTATGCAGAGATACGACGGTATGAAATTCGGTTACAGGGGCGAAGGTTCCGGTGCAGAAGAGGTGATGAAGAGCAGCAGGTCTGTTCTTGGTCCGGAGGTGAGGAGACGCATTCTTCTCGGCACTTACATCACGTCGCTTGAGGGAAAGAGCGAATGGTATGAAAAGGCTATGAATGCGAGGGCCGCCATTATTGAAGAGGTTGCCTCAGTGATGTCTACATGCGATCTGATGATTCTTCCTGCCATGCCTGTGACGCCCTATCCGATGGGGGAACGGCTGGCCGATCCGCTGCTGATGTATGCAACCGACATACTCACCGTTTTACCTAATGTGTGCGGTCTTCCGGCAGGGAGCATTCCGCTGAACGGTGGGGTTTCCCTTCAGCTGATCGGTGAACGCAACAGCGATGAGAAGGTAGTCTCAGCAATGAATGTGCTTTCGGGGGTGGTGCGGCGTGAGTGA
- a CDS encoding DUF1641 domain-containing protein, translated as MSGESTEGVRSLTLNAEEEKQVREFIANIPRFNSVMKEFSTMVNEGQIEAMSQALAALRFLKDGLNDEAIESLSKLGGRLTDVASAASSEQSMAVIGSLSSEGKELSELIKDIGRMHRDGVFDSVVSAAYALKFLKDGLNDEAIENIASGMADMLSISKKYSSLLSGEELPSALATVSRLERDGALDALVDAAYIIKFLRDGLNDEALSNIASLLSELLRQWHSLHNLIDMLSSPVATRVFNTLTDESLEQRLEKAPPRKGGMSLLSLSDPDVRKGFGVVFELLKIFGQEFKTEVTTDGVTDKD; from the coding sequence TTGAGCGGTGAAAGTACAGAAGGTGTGAGGAGCCTGACGTTGAACGCGGAGGAAGAGAAACAGGTACGCGAGTTTATTGCAAATATACCACGCTTCAACAGCGTAATGAAAGAGTTCTCGACGATGGTGAATGAAGGACAGATTGAAGCCATGTCGCAGGCACTGGCAGCACTGCGCTTCCTCAAGGACGGACTGAACGACGAAGCGATAGAATCGCTGTCGAAGCTTGGCGGAAGACTCACGGATGTGGCATCCGCCGCTTCATCAGAGCAGTCTATGGCTGTCATCGGCAGCCTGAGTTCCGAGGGAAAAGAGCTTTCCGAACTCATAAAAGACATAGGAAGGATGCACAGAGACGGCGTCTTCGACTCGGTGGTTAGCGCAGCATATGCACTGAAGTTCCTCAAGGACGGACTGAACGACGAGGCAATCGAAAATATCGCCTCCGGCATGGCAGACATGCTTTCCATTTCGAAGAAGTACTCTTCTCTTCTGTCCGGTGAGGAATTACCTTCTGCTCTGGCAACAGTGTCCAGACTTGAGCGTGACGGTGCGCTTGACGCACTTGTGGATGCGGCATACATTATCAAATTTCTCCGGGACGGACTGAACGACGAAGCGCTGTCCAACATTGCATCGTTGCTGTCCGAACTGCTAAGGCAGTGGCATTCCCTTCACAATCTCATAGACATGCTTTCGTCTCCGGTTGCTACGCGGGTGTTCAATACGCTGACGGACGAATCGCTTGAACAGAGGCTGGAAAAAGCGCCGCCAAGGAAAGGCGGTATGTCTCTGCTGTCCCTCTCTGACCCGGATGTCAGAAAGGGCTTCGGCGTTGTATTTGAGCTGCTGAAGATATTCGGTCAGGAATTCAAGACCGAGGTCACGACTGATGGCGTGACAGACAAAGACTGA
- a CDS encoding NAD(P)/FAD-dependent oxidoreductase: MKNILVAGGGLGGTIVANRIAQKLSNEIEKGEVGVTVLDRNDKHFYQPGFLLVSMGVMEPAETHVPERSVLDRHVKFLTGDKGTITRIDAANHSLATADGATHSYDQLVLSTGSHLQFDEIPGFAGGADTFFNLEKSTQMWKKIQSFTGGRIVVDTASLPHKCPVAPLEITLMLDDYFRKKGIRDKVQIDYCYPVPGVFGIPNVNRMMAGIFAERGINVHSQFTLASVDGGARKITSKEGESLDYDLLVSVPPHKGAQVIGDSGLGDRRNWVGTDKFTLLVKGYDNIHAMGDTTDIAISKAGSTADYESYTVSHNVAADVMGTDGKKTYPGTVFCFIATGMDQATYIKFDYNHPPVPPTPSQIYWWSKLAYNKLYWSIHARTMV, encoded by the coding sequence ATGAAGAACATTTTAGTGGCAGGCGGTGGGCTCGGCGGAACGATTGTGGCAAACAGAATAGCGCAGAAGCTGTCAAATGAGATCGAAAAGGGGGAAGTTGGCGTTACTGTTCTCGACAGGAATGACAAGCACTTCTATCAACCCGGATTTTTGCTCGTTTCGATGGGTGTGATGGAGCCTGCAGAGACGCATGTCCCGGAGCGCTCTGTTCTCGACAGGCATGTGAAGTTCCTTACCGGGGACAAAGGAACGATAACCAGGATAGATGCGGCCAACCACTCGCTAGCCACCGCAGACGGAGCCACTCACAGCTACGATCAGCTCGTCCTCTCTACGGGTTCACACCTTCAATTTGACGAGATACCCGGATTCGCCGGCGGCGCTGATACTTTCTTCAATCTCGAAAAGTCTACTCAGATGTGGAAGAAGATTCAGTCATTCACGGGCGGCAGAATTGTTGTTGACACCGCGAGCCTCCCTCATAAGTGCCCGGTTGCGCCTCTCGAAATAACGCTGATGCTGGACGACTACTTCAGGAAGAAGGGTATCAGGGACAAAGTTCAGATTGATTACTGCTACCCAGTCCCGGGCGTGTTCGGCATACCCAACGTGAACCGCATGATGGCAGGAATCTTCGCAGAAAGAGGAATAAACGTACACAGCCAGTTCACACTGGCCTCCGTTGACGGCGGCGCCAGGAAGATAACATCGAAGGAGGGCGAGTCGCTGGACTACGACCTGCTGGTAAGCGTGCCACCTCACAAGGGCGCGCAGGTGATAGGGGACTCCGGCCTCGGCGACAGGAGGAACTGGGTAGGAACAGACAAGTTTACGCTCCTTGTGAAAGGGTATGACAACATTCATGCCATGGGTGATACTACCGACATAGCAATATCGAAGGCAGGTTCCACTGCTGACTACGAATCATACACTGTCAGTCACAACGTGGCAGCAGATGTCATGGGCACGGACGGAAAGAAGACCTATCCCGGCACGGTGTTCTGTTTCATAGCGACGGGCATGGATCAGGCAACGTACATAAAATTCGACTACAACCATCCGCCGGTGCCTCCAACCCCCTCCCAGATCTACTGGTGGAGCAAGCTTGCCTACAACAAACTCTACTGGAGCATCCACGCCAGGACAATGGTTTGA
- a CDS encoding sulfurtransferase TusA family protein produces MKLYKTIDATSANCTGPIGEMASAMNDAYPGEGVAILLGDEATRDDVLVWARRTGNEVAENVSEGGKFKIILRKVK; encoded by the coding sequence ATCAAGCTCTACAAGACCATTGACGCCACATCCGCGAACTGCACCGGTCCGATTGGCGAAATGGCATCGGCCATGAATGACGCATATCCCGGCGAAGGTGTCGCAATACTGCTGGGCGACGAGGCAACGCGTGATGATGTTCTCGTCTGGGCCAGGCGGACAGGAAATGAAGTGGCTGAGAATGTCTCCGAAGGCGGAAAGTTCAAAATAATTCTGAGGAAGGTGAAATGA
- a CDS encoding aspartyl/glutamyl-tRNA amidotransferase subunit C translates to MVIRKEDVERIARLSMLHVEAPEAERLSSEMNAILEFFSSVRDYPAHRSAPREGQQPREDGGCTTNAAEGESIVSGFPAREGRNLNVPRGL, encoded by the coding sequence ATGGTCATCAGAAAAGAGGATGTGGAGAGAATCGCCAGGCTTTCGATGCTGCATGTTGAAGCGCCCGAAGCTGAGCGCCTTTCTTCCGAAATGAATGCAATACTCGAATTCTTCTCCTCTGTAAGGGACTATCCCGCTCACAGATCAGCCCCCCGGGAAGGTCAGCAGCCAAGGGAAGACGGCGGCTGCACAACAAACGCTGCGGAGGGAGAATCTATTGTTTCAGGCTTTCCGGCCAGAGAGGGCAGGAACCTCAACGTGCCGCGGGGACTTTGA
- a CDS encoding Lrp/AsnC family transcriptional regulator produces MAGTGSESRDNQKKVVVRVIDDIDTQILSLLRENARMKNVEIARHVSLTEGGVRARIARMVEDGIIEKFTIITKSNEVNGLVLIKTQLDQTRMLIKRLRESSTFVYETSGEYDVAAEMKTESVELLNKKVDEIRSYPGVLNTMTLIRMG; encoded by the coding sequence ATGGCGGGCACCGGCAGCGAGAGCAGGGATAATCAGAAGAAGGTTGTTGTAAGAGTTATTGATGATATCGACACTCAGATTCTCTCTCTGCTCAGGGAAAACGCCAGGATGAAAAATGTGGAAATAGCGAGGCATGTGAGTCTGACGGAAGGCGGCGTCAGGGCGAGGATTGCCCGGATGGTAGAAGACGGCATAATAGAGAAGTTCACGATTATAACGAAGAGCAATGAGGTCAACGGTCTCGTGCTCATCAAGACGCAGCTCGATCAGACGAGGATGCTCATCAAAAGGCTGAGGGAATCCTCAACGTTTGTTTACGAAACCAGCGGTGAATATGATGTCGCGGCGGAAATGAAAACAGAGTCCGTCGAGCTGCTGAACAAAAAAGTCGACGAAATCAGATCTTATCCGGGCGTGTTGAACACAATGACGCTGATTAGGATGGGATGA
- a CDS encoding DsrE family protein, with product MRLSIILGSNHLERVEFASMTAFLASSMGEEVNIFATMDGVKAFGREPVVLSEAESAAMIVKSEAGGRFAEYFRKAKETGKVRITACSMASKLFNLRKEDYSDVVDGIGGLTSFLDSSEGSSMISIW from the coding sequence TTGCGGCTCTCAATAATACTCGGTTCCAACCATCTGGAAAGGGTGGAATTTGCGTCGATGACCGCATTCCTGGCGTCCAGCATGGGGGAGGAGGTAAACATATTTGCCACCATGGACGGCGTAAAGGCATTCGGCAGGGAACCTGTAGTGCTGTCTGAGGCAGAGTCCGCCGCAATGATAGTAAAGTCCGAGGCGGGCGGTAGATTTGCGGAGTATTTCAGGAAGGCTAAGGAAACGGGAAAGGTCAGAATAACGGCCTGCAGCATGGCCTCTAAGTTATTCAACCTGCGCAAGGAGGACTACTCGGATGTGGTCGACGGCATCGGAGGTCTGACTTCGTTTCTCGATTCTTCAGAGGGAAGCAGTATGATCAGCATCTGGTGA
- a CDS encoding glycosyltransferase translates to MTELSIVIPTYNEAGNLPVLIDAIEKLGLDCEIIVADDKSPDGTGEVANRLNDVYGNIRLLSRSAKMGIATAVRDATLASDGRFVAVMDCDMQHPPELLPAMLEEARRGTAMVIASRYTEGGAPNMSAVRRAISMFATGLAHFMIPQTRNIRDPLSGYFLFRRDAVDIRSVTSGSYKVLLEILATANLSVSEIPFSFGTRY, encoded by the coding sequence ATGACTGAATTGAGTATCGTGATTCCGACATATAACGAAGCAGGCAATCTTCCGGTCCTTATTGATGCCATCGAAAAACTGGGATTGGACTGCGAAATCATTGTCGCCGACGACAAAAGCCCGGACGGCACAGGAGAAGTTGCAAATCGACTCAACGATGTTTACGGTAACATACGGCTGCTCTCAAGATCTGCTAAAATGGGTATAGCGACAGCCGTCAGAGACGCTACACTCGCATCAGACGGGAGATTCGTGGCCGTAATGGACTGCGACATGCAGCACCCGCCGGAACTGCTTCCTGCAATGCTGGAGGAAGCGAGGAGGGGAACCGCCATGGTCATAGCGTCGCGGTACACTGAGGGCGGTGCCCCCAACATGTCCGCTGTGCGCAGAGCGATTTCGATGTTTGCTACAGGACTGGCGCATTTCATGATTCCGCAGACACGGAATATAAGAGATCCTCTCTCCGGATACTTCCTTTTCCGCAGGGATGCGGTGGATATAAGGAGCGTAACATCCGGCAGCTACAAAGTGCTGCTGGAAATACTCGCGACAGCGAACCTTAGCGTATCTGAGATTCCTTTCTCATTCGGAACCAGATACAG
- the gatB gene encoding Asp-tRNA(Asn)/Glu-tRNA(Gln) amidotransferase subunit GatB → MSDFKDLKIGLEIHIYPMTETKMFCRCSASFLEAPPNTNVCPVCAGQPGAKPMPPNARAVRAGMQLADVFGMEISNKPVVTMRKHYFYPDLPSNYQRTAEPLANGGAIGKCGLREIHFEEDPGQYDLAKGIVDLNRSGVPLLELVTEPDLKSSAEARALLTDVLFALEYLQISREEMPFKVDTNISAGGGKRVEVKNINSLSGVVKALDFEASRQSELLSRGASVLQETRHFDAVNGSTAPLRYKETVEDYRYLPDPDIRPVHPGSVNYERHENPFLILAGLRSEGSSEADARTIIVDRHLLNAYNQLVARCGARFSSVFVARDIKAELNYRKLHSSAIGPLLGGLLEIAVAYSSSRLSNRNATALLRTLFDGGSIHPAIEELSEGWLGRSAIDAVAANVVSGHPEAAGKYRKGNTEVINYFVGLCMKETRGKATSADIISALKRVLDEAEGESDEGSEQRN, encoded by the coding sequence GTGAGTGACTTCAAGGACCTGAAAATAGGGCTGGAGATACACATTTATCCAATGACTGAAACCAAGATGTTCTGCAGATGCAGCGCTTCTTTTCTCGAGGCACCGCCAAACACAAATGTCTGTCCTGTATGTGCGGGGCAGCCCGGCGCTAAACCGATGCCTCCGAATGCTAGAGCCGTGCGGGCAGGCATGCAGCTGGCCGACGTCTTCGGTATGGAGATTTCCAATAAACCTGTTGTGACCATGAGAAAACATTACTTCTATCCTGACCTTCCCAGTAATTATCAGCGTACCGCTGAACCGCTTGCAAACGGCGGAGCAATAGGAAAGTGCGGCCTCCGTGAGATCCATTTTGAGGAGGATCCGGGGCAATACGATCTTGCTAAAGGAATCGTAGATCTCAACAGATCCGGCGTTCCGCTTCTCGAACTCGTCACCGAGCCGGATCTGAAGAGCAGTGCCGAAGCCAGGGCGCTGCTTACGGATGTGCTCTTTGCGCTTGAATATCTTCAGATTTCGAGGGAGGAAATGCCATTTAAAGTCGACACCAACATCTCCGCCGGGGGCGGAAAAAGGGTGGAGGTGAAAAACATAAATTCGCTGAGCGGAGTAGTAAAGGCGCTGGATTTTGAAGCATCCCGCCAGTCGGAATTACTTTCCCGCGGCGCATCCGTTCTGCAGGAAACGCGGCATTTTGATGCAGTGAACGGGTCCACTGCCCCGCTACGATATAAGGAGACGGTGGAGGACTACAGATATCTGCCCGATCCGGACATACGCCCTGTACACCCGGGCAGTGTAAACTATGAGCGGCACGAAAATCCATTTCTGATACTCGCCGGATTGAGAAGTGAGGGGTCGTCCGAGGCAGATGCCAGAACAATCATTGTCGACAGACATCTTCTGAATGCATACAACCAGTTGGTGGCACGATGCGGAGCAAGATTTTCATCTGTTTTTGTCGCGAGGGACATAAAGGCAGAGCTGAACTACAGGAAGCTGCATTCGTCTGCTATCGGGCCATTGCTCGGAGGGCTGCTGGAAATTGCAGTTGCGTACAGTTCTTCAAGGCTTAGCAACCGGAACGCTACTGCCCTGCTGAGAACGCTGTTCGACGGCGGAAGCATCCATCCTGCAATCGAGGAACTGTCGGAAGGCTGGCTTGGCAGGAGTGCGATAGATGCTGTGGCAGCCAACGTGGTTTCAGGACATCCGGAAGCAGCCGGTAAATACAGGAAAGGGAATACCGAAGTGATAAACTATTTCGTCGGATTGTGCATGAAGGAGACGCGCGGAAAGGCCACGTCTGCGGATATCATCTCCGCCCTGAAACGCGTACTGGACGAGGCAGAAGGTGAATCTGATGAAGGCTCAGAGCAGAGAAACTGA
- a CDS encoding DUF2079 domain-containing protein, with product MRRFLSFLRRNDFLPLVLLTVSYTAVISYLSLLRYYNFFTSNWDFGIMQQMLWSTLHGHLLFETADYSTGGFLSYLEINSSYVALPVAFIYALYQSPVTLFTVQSLAVALASFPLYFIALRSGHGRRAAFAFVLLFLFGMGTLSSVFYDFHWESMIPAEFFSFYLLYSSGRYRYAAAILALGSATLEIFPFLAAAVVLYCAMAPHPAPATRIPFFRKRPVHFLLACAASFIFIIVLQKTVINATLGMAPGGSGTTASSYFVHPVLLPQIFFASSVYWLLLLASVAFLPLLSGRSLIMSLPWFIESVFLYPKFSIMFGYQYAFIALPPLIVSSVLGAERLKQDTRRSTLLLPFIIVFASLSLLPGMSAVFLRQNGYVLSLPVLLACVILFIAYFRKEINQEITPKHRSRQGPSMFAHGRHLLVPLLLSILFFNLVMGPLNTSNFGVNSGYNLSYSSNPSFHDIARIASMVKEGSTVLASDNLFPLVDSNLHAYSALWIPFSRSLMPYLPFNATTLPEYVFADSSQLPSMPTFIVRSIFNSSVYGLVAYVYSSGYPGTVYLFRRGYAGHAYTFMASTFNSSFRLDYHDLRIGLSGFVEKYPGSMSGSVIGSRNGYAIRPSDVNSRNIWYGPYMTLLPGSYNITFNMMIESGNGNVSLPVLYMNGNSFGFSDYYSANLSSSSIPEGGFGNVTFHFNCTEPASLTEFRGYLLLRGGVPAGSILLNYIFVQRNSA from the coding sequence ATGAGACGTTTCCTCTCTTTCCTGCGGAGAAATGATTTCCTGCCGCTAGTCCTCCTGACGGTGTCGTACACTGCGGTTATCTCATATCTCAGCCTGCTGAGATATTACAATTTCTTCACATCGAACTGGGACTTCGGCATAATGCAGCAGATGCTGTGGTCCACCCTGCACGGTCATTTGCTGTTCGAAACTGCTGACTACTCCACCGGCGGTTTTCTGTCATATCTGGAAATAAATAGTTCCTATGTTGCTCTGCCCGTCGCGTTCATCTACGCTCTGTATCAGTCTCCGGTCACACTGTTCACCGTGCAGTCGCTTGCAGTCGCGCTTGCTTCGTTTCCGCTCTATTTCATTGCTCTACGCAGCGGACACGGGCGGCGGGCCGCTTTTGCATTCGTTCTGCTGTTCCTCTTCGGTATGGGCACACTTTCCAGTGTCTTCTATGATTTCCACTGGGAATCGATGATCCCTGCTGAATTCTTCTCATTTTACCTGCTCTATTCCTCGGGCAGATACAGATACGCCGCAGCGATTCTCGCGCTCGGCAGCGCTACGCTCGAGATATTTCCGTTTCTTGCCGCGGCAGTAGTCCTGTATTGCGCAATGGCGCCGCACCCTGCGCCGGCAACCCGAATTCCGTTCTTCAGAAAACGGCCTGTTCACTTCCTCCTGGCGTGCGCAGCTTCATTTATTTTTATAATAGTCCTGCAGAAGACCGTCATTAATGCGACCTTGGGCATGGCCCCGGGCGGCAGCGGCACGACTGCATCCTCTTATTTCGTGCATCCTGTTCTTTTGCCTCAGATATTTTTTGCATCCTCGGTCTACTGGCTCCTTCTCCTGGCGTCCGTCGCATTTCTGCCCTTGCTTTCCGGTAGATCACTTATTATGAGCCTTCCCTGGTTCATAGAGTCTGTTTTCCTTTATCCCAAGTTCTCAATTATGTTTGGTTATCAATACGCATTTATTGCCCTCCCTCCGCTGATTGTCTCATCTGTCCTGGGGGCTGAGAGGCTGAAGCAGGACACACGCCGATCGACGCTGCTCCTGCCTTTTATCATCGTTTTTGCATCGCTTTCGCTGCTGCCTGGTATGTCCGCAGTCTTCCTGCGTCAGAACGGATATGTGCTGTCCCTTCCGGTGCTCCTTGCCTGCGTAATACTCTTTATAGCCTATTTCAGGAAGGAGATCAATCAGGAGATCACTCCGAAGCACCGGAGCAGGCAGGGCCCGAGCATGTTCGCACATGGCCGGCATCTTCTCGTACCCCTGCTTCTCTCCATACTATTTTTCAATCTCGTCATGGGCCCGCTGAACACATCAAATTTCGGCGTAAACTCCGGTTATAATCTGAGCTACTCCTCCAACCCTTCGTTCCATGACATAGCCAGGATTGCATCGATGGTAAAGGAGGGGTCCACGGTCCTCGCCTCGGATAATCTCTTTCCGCTGGTGGACTCGAATCTTCACGCCTACTCGGCACTGTGGATTCCCTTTTCACGCTCGCTCATGCCTTATCTCCCGTTCAATGCCACCACGCTTCCGGAATATGTTTTTGCGGACAGTTCGCAGTTGCCATCCATGCCCACGTTCATTGTCAGAAGCATCTTCAACAGCAGTGTTTACGGTCTCGTTGCATATGTCTACAGCAGTGGATATCCCGGCACGGTCTACCTGTTCCGACGCGGTTATGCAGGCCATGCTTATACTTTCATGGCATCGACGTTCAATTCGTCTTTCCGACTGGATTATCATGATTTACGCATCGGCCTTTCAGGTTTTGTTGAAAAATATCCGGGCAGCATGTCCGGAAGCGTGATAGGAAGCAGAAACGGTTATGCCATCCGGCCCTCGGACGTAAACAGCCGCAACATCTGGTACGGTCCATATATGACGCTGCTCCCAGGCAGCTACAATATCACGTTCAACATGATGATAGAATCAGGCAACGGCAATGTCTCTCTCCCGGTGCTTTACATGAACGGCAACAGTTTCGGCTTTTCAGATTACTATTCTGCGAATCTCAGCTCATCCTCGATTCCGGAAGGCGGTTTCGGCAATGTGACCTTTCACTTCAATTGCACCGAGCCCGCTTCACTAACCGAGTTCAGAGGATACCTGCTGCTCCGTGGCGGCGTTCCTGCCGGAAGCATACTGCTGAATTACATCTTCGTTCAGCGTAATTCTGCATGA
- a CDS encoding GtrA family protein, translating to SVTSGSYKVLLEILATANLSVSEIPFSFGTRYSGRSKLGFTELLRYIGLVLRLSDYRVAKFIAVGLAGMAVNEGLLFLLEPHAPLLLASAAAVEASIISNFIMNNSWTFRKKVSGAILNRLAKYNAVMIAGALLNIGVLGILVFLHFEYLAANFVGIIFAFGANYLGSESVVWRFELPLG from the coding sequence GAGCGTAACATCCGGCAGCTACAAAGTGCTGCTGGAAATACTCGCGACAGCGAACCTTAGCGTATCTGAGATTCCTTTCTCATTCGGAACCAGATACAGCGGCAGAAGCAAACTTGGATTTACAGAACTGCTGAGATACATAGGACTGGTTCTCCGCCTCTCGGACTACAGAGTGGCAAAATTCATTGCCGTAGGTCTGGCCGGAATGGCGGTAAACGAAGGATTGCTGTTCCTGCTCGAGCCTCATGCACCGCTGCTTCTTGCCTCAGCGGCGGCCGTCGAAGCGTCGATTATATCGAATTTCATAATGAACAACTCGTGGACCTTCAGAAAGAAGGTTAGCGGCGCGATACTCAACAGGCTTGCCAAATACAATGCGGTGATGATCGCCGGAGCGTTGCTTAACATAGGCGTACTGGGCATACTGGTCTTTCTGCATTTTGAATATCTTGCTGCGAACTTTGTGGGCATAATCTTCGCGTTCGGCGCCAATTATCTTGGAAGCGAGAGCGTCGTCTGGCGCTTCGAACTTCCGCTTGGGTGA
- a CDS encoding Lrp/AsnC family transcriptional regulator: MDRKDSELLSLLRQDARMPISAMAAKLHTGRSTIRQRLTRLEKLGVIRRYTVEVDESKIGESHSAFVLISFMPGTSSQRDVANSIAAIPGIEELYLISGSWDMIARIHATTLEDIGSIVIDKLRSIKGVSGTETCSIFSYVKG, encoded by the coding sequence ATGGACAGAAAAGATAGCGAGTTGCTCTCTCTGCTCAGGCAGGATGCAAGAATGCCGATTTCGGCCATGGCGGCAAAGCTGCACACCGGCAGGAGCACCATCAGGCAGAGACTCACCAGGCTGGAAAAGTTGGGCGTGATAAGACGCTATACTGTTGAAGTGGACGAAAGCAAGATCGGTGAATCACATTCAGCTTTCGTGCTCATCTCTTTCATGCCCGGAACGTCGTCTCAGCGCGATGTGGCAAACAGCATTGCAGCGATACCCGGCATCGAGGAACTGTATCTCATATCGGGCAGCTGGGACATGATTGCAAGAATCCACGCGACCACGCTCGAAGACATCGGCAGCATTGTTATAGACAAACTCCGCTCCATAAAGGGCGTCAGCGGTACGGAAACGTGTTCGATATTCAGCTACGTGAAGGGATGA